The sequence atgcaattacatgggactaaatgcaattacctcccacctaatcctaacctttcctatcctctccaaatgctagatggaattgcacgggaccaaatgcaattctatcttcccacctaatcccatctaatactctgcgccaaacgcccccttagaCTGGATGGTCCTAACCATTTGATCCATAGCTAGGAAAAATATAAACTGGTACTGATTGTTATAGCCATATATTAGCCCGATAAATTTCTTTCTGCTTAGGAAGATAATGATTAATATATAGAGATTGCATGGTTATACTAGGAAAATTTGTCTATGTAACATAAGTTAACCATTATGGATATTTGCACTTAAAAGATGGAAGAAATTGAGTGAAATTAATAGGTGTCCAAGAATGAGGTGTGGAATTTACGAGAAAACAACATTATTTGGTtataaattgatggaagaaggaaagtggaatATCTAAAAAGTTAAATGTTATGCGGAATGAGATGGCCACGTGcattaaaatgatgaaaaaatgTTTTGGAGGATCTATAAGGAAAATCAACTTATATACGGAGCATTGGTGGTGGAATGATGATGCACAACAGCCTTTTAGCAAGAAACGTTCATGTTTCAAAGCTTGACGAAAAACTagaaatgattattattattattaattttttttagtaaCAATATAAAATGCCAAAAAGCATGCTAAGAAAGTAGTGAGGCTAAATTTAGGTTCATGATGATCTTAACAATAGATTGATGATGATAGAAGGTGAGAAAGATATCCCcaaacttgcaaaaatgagagagaggaagggtaGAAATTTAGATCATATAAGATGCATTAAGATCGATGATTAGAGGGTACTGGTTAAGGACGATGAAATCAAAGAGGGGGAGAACCTATTTCGAGAACTTGTCACATGACAAACACTCTAAGAGCTCAACGATAGAAGGAATCATTGCTTCAAATGAGGCTGGAGGCCATATATACTTTCGTAGGACTATGATACCTGAATTGAAAGAAGCTTTGAAAAAATGAAATCAGAAAAGGTATTTTGACCAGACGgtataccaatagaggtttgTAAGTACTATGGGAGATATTAGTTTATTTGGTTTATTTTAACTGACAGAGTTGTTCAACAAAATTGTAAGATCAAAGAAGATACCTGACGAGTGAAAGAAAAGTACCATGCTACCCATTTATTATAATAAAAGTGACATACAAAGATGCACCAACTTTTGTGGGATTAAACTTATTAAAACTTTTGGAGAGTGGTTGAGCAAAGATTGAGGCATGAGACAAATATATCAAAAGTCAATTTGGTTTCACGCCAAGAAAGATGACCGTtgaggatattttcctacttagaaGCCAGGTAGAGGAAGGATCTGCACATGGTTATTATTGACTCAAAGAAAACATAAGGTAGTGTCACTAAAGAGTTAAACTACTAGGTATTGAGAAAGAAATGAGTTTTAATAGGATATATTGGCATGATTAAAGATATGTACGAGGGAGCAGTAACAATTGGGAGGACTACTAGTGGAAAGACAAGTGAATTTCCAATTACTGCAAGCTTGTACAAAGGGTTTTCATTGAGCTTGCACCAATGTTTTTTTTTACATTGGTTATGAACTAGTTAAGGAGGCATTTACTAGTTAATGTGTGagcgtgtgtgtgtggaaaaCATAGTTTTGATGGATGAAACGAGTGGGTAAATGCAAAGCTATAACAATGGAGGGACGCTTATCTAAagattttaaaattagttgggCAGAAATAAATGTAATTGATTtgctggatccttactcttgctccggtggtagactctcaggagtttcaacacccggtcaagggttcgagcatccataggtggtgaaatcccactaaggcgtaagtgtggggggtgtgtgtgcatgtgttaaatttttttttttttaaaatgtactTGATTTTCTTGTGAATCTCAGTCTGAATGAGCACATGCTATCTAGGGGAAATGTAGTTATGGATCGAATAATTGAAATCTCTTTAGCATTCATATTGAGGCTCtgagctccaaattgcaattacattacttTAAAGTGGGACTTGGACAAAATGTTGGTGCAATTTGAGGACTACTTCCTCATCATGAAAACTAAGAAACATCATTTATTTTGTCATcccctctttaaaaaaaaaaactggtgtTTTACAATTTAATTCATGTGTAGATCCAAACACAGAATTATTTTTGTTGCGATCTGTATCTTACTCATGCTCGCTCCCTCTCTACATCCAAAGCATACTATTGAACTGCAACAAATCATATGCTAGACATGCTGATATTatgtgtatggaaaataaatgaatCAATGAGGAACAGTTTTTGTTTGACAATTACACTTGAAAAGAATCCAATATGGCTTTGAGAGTTTTCTGAGAGGTCGACCATTGCTTTTCGTTGGCACTCGCCACAAATAAGATGACCGTGTTTCCCTTTGCAGTTGCCTTCGCGAGATTGTGTGAACCCGTCAAGGCCAATGGAGTCTCGAGCACATATTTGTAGTACTGCATGCACCAAGAAGATCTTAAATTTATTAGAGatgttttatatttttcttttagaaTGGAGAAATACAATCAAAGGCGTTGCGTGTTACTTCAAACTATAGTTATAAGAAGAATGAAATAAAGCAACAACAGATTTGGGTGTGAGAGAAGGGAAGTGTTTTGTGTCAAAATGTTGTCAAAGTATACAAAGGCTAGGAAGCAGCAATGGGAGCATGTGAATCCAAGGTGTGATTTGAAGTGGGAgcagcacctagttagaaggatcccgCAAATAAGCATCAGATGTCTTACTACATCATCTACTAGATATTGGagcatggccatccacgatggggCTCTATACACTAACAGTTTGATAATGGAAACATGGGCCCTACATATATAATGCTTGACACCCAAGTTCAATGATCTGAACCCTCAAAAAGGGCCCCAAGTATATATTGTTTAAACCACCTAGTAGATTTTGTACACTATATTCCGGTTTTCAGTTTGAACAAGTGGGACCCAAGTTCAATGATCCAAGCTCTAGATATGATAGCCTCACCATAGATAGTAGGGACGTCAATAAACCAGGCCTAGGGTGGTTGAGGAAATATAATCCCAAGCAAGAACCCTACCCGAATCTAGAACGGGACAACTTCAAGGCCTACGCCTCATCCAATTAAAAGTTTGTCACAAAAGAGCCCAGCTTGTTAAGAATTTTCTACATGTATATTGTTGGTATGTAATTCATATATACATATGAATTATCATGGTGCAGGCCCAACGTAGCCTGAGCCACCAGAGCAATGAACTTGACACAAACCAGGCTTGATTACTAATCAGGCTCAAACTTTTAGACCCGAGCTCGACCTGTGACGGGCCAAGCCCGATAACCCAACTGGCTGGCTCCAACCCATTGACACACGTAGTGGACAGCGATGGCTGATGCACCAAAAATCAAAGATTGGAAAATCCAAACCCTGAAATTGGTGGGAAGCTGATAGATGTTAAGAAAGAAAAACACGAAAAGGGTCCACAATCAAccgaatttcaaaaaaaaagaagaagaagaagaagtcaaaATAGATAATGCGTGGTGGAAGGCGTAACATCAAAAAGATAGCCAGGCAAAGTGGCTATCTCGTACACAATTCTATGTTTCTCCTTGCTAAACCAGGTGAGAAGTGGAACTAGCAGTTCTCATGTAAGAAATTGCAATTTTGgtatagccaaaaaaaaaaaggcacgaacaaatcatgatttcacaatTCATGTACCCTTACCAAACAGTCCAATAATGCTAAAAAGAAATACAATTTTGGTTAGTACAGAAGATGAAAATCCTAACATAATTGTGCATTCATGTATGATTTTTTCCATCCCAATGTGCCATATATGCTAATCGAGAAATATGAACATTACTAAGAGAACTGAGCATCATCTACCTAGAGAAATCAAGGCAGCTCATTAGGTCGTCCCACATGTACATTGCCAAGGCTCAAGAATTAGGACGATCATGTACAAAAATGGACAGTTGGAAATAAATGACCAAGGCTTCACATCCTATGTAAATGCATGGCCAACCTGATGTAGGGACCAACCTATTTTGGCACCAGAGGATGTAAACAAGGGTACTTGTTCGATGAACACTCAGATCTTGCTGCTGAACATATGGTGAAAGTAAGAACTGAAATCCTACTTGAGCAAGTAGCCTTAGTAGTGGCCATGATAAGAATTCATAATGTTTGTCTTCAAGGTGAGCAGCCTCTGGTTGGTGTAATAGGTGTAATAATGTAGGCAAGGGAAGTCAGAAATATACATCAATAACCTTGGTAAAAGAGTTTGTCTGGCACTacatatttttttttggaaacaggTGACAATTTATTAAAAAGCGGCAAAGCCGAAAGAatatgagaaaaaagaaaaagaaacgcaCAAACAGGCCCGAAAGCCCAACTGCCCCACAACTGAGGAGCTAAGAAAGGCACGctctccaatggaccacaacaaATCTAGCAGAGCCGAAAACCGAAGAGGGATTGTTGAGATCATCCCTTGGGCCACAACCCTGCTAAAAAGGTCTCAAACAATGCATGTTGGAGACCTTAACTATTGAAAATGaccttttctaggtaatgcactATAGTGAGACTCAAGGGCAGTGTTAGCATGATCTGGTTGGTGAGTTGTGCTTGTTAACATGTATTGGTGGCCCCTACTATTGCctacaaccagtgttcgaaatatcggtatcatgttacgtatcgcatccttgggatacggatgtgtatcggttatcacacaggatatatcgtttgcatcgggtaatttatcgcactttttggaaaaaaacatagggaaacatagggaaaatggttgaatttttcaatgaaactttagggattgttaaaaaagactttaatacatgcttttaaatcataacatctcaaaaataaattgcacgtaataggtttcctttgtatagggtcctaagctatgtatTGTTTGACTAaattaatgcaactatattcaaattgaatgcataacatttgtagtgtatgtgattatcattttatcaaacactcctaaatacttcgaaattagtcttaattgacagttggttgaagagaaatttttttaaaaaatattttaattttttttttttttttttaattaaaaaattatttctattttccaaaaattaacaaggacttaacaaatcagtagatcagctctcatacatgcttgatttcatgtttggagtgcaacattgcaagcaatttgagagaaaCTGGggaaattttatttcttatttttccaaATTTCTCCAAATCGGACCTCCTACTCTCCAATTTTGAAattagtgtatgtgatgatcatttcatcaaatacttcaaaattagtctcaattgatagcaggttgaaggaaattttggaaaaacatagagaacatgaagaaccaatggatatcaaaatcaaagcttcaactccatgatttttcatgcaaaacatgaagaaccaatggatttataaccacttgacactgatttaatataatttcaaaaaaaaaaaaaaaaggatcggaaattgaaaatgctgaccagattgaacatgtgggatatatcggcgtttcgtatcgcacaagtgggatacaggatatatcgtgggatatattggccaatatcgtcgatatttaaaacttGGCCTACAACTAGCTACTTGAACATGTCATTTAGGTgtcatttggcaccgtggatttggAAATCCCGGACTAGaaatcccctggatttgaaataccCTAGATTTATAATCCTCTGGTTGTGTTTGGCACTATGGAATCAGAATCCCCTGTAATCCAAAAATACCTATTTACTTAAATTGTGTAGTATATTtacaggagtttgaatttaattactaaatcaactttaatatccctaatcaATGTAAatatataatgtttgacacaatgattgtaataagcccactgaatTACATActttgataaaataaaaaaataaaataaaaaaatgatgaaattccaagccttagatgggccacaagcaaaggatgactactgagtgactaactaacatttcttaactgttgatttacatggccaatgtttggactgcccaaatcattctattgatgtaattttagtgatgcagttgataatttgactattttgggatatcatcaacgggccacatgtacaatagattagtagcctagtgacagATATGTTACACATGTGACTCTCTTGCCATTAAAAATGAGCAAAAAATGGATATGATTTGTAATCCAAGCAAAAGGGAGGGATTCCAAAAGTCACCAAaagtgaggatttgaaatcccatGGATTTGGAATACCCTCTAATCCACCCTTACCAAACGACTAATGGATTAGGAATACACTCAAATCCGTAGTGCCAAACCACCCCTTATTATTATTTCGATAATGGTGCATTTGTATGCCTTCATGCTCAGCAGTTTGCTTGGCAGCTGCCCTTCCATGACCCTACTAAGCCTGTTCCCACTTTGGGGCATGAATGTAATGGTAGGGCTGAggtaggggtgcaacttgggttaATCAATTGAACTTGACTAACCCAACTCAAAACCTTTAGCTTAGGttgtgttgggcttgggttaaaAATCCCAACCTAACTCaggtgggttgggcttgggttgaggcctCAAGCAACCTGGCCTTCTATGCATTACTAATACATGATGAGTTACGAATAATATAAATTATGTAAACAAAAAATCACAATTTGAATGGCAAATATGGTTCATGAATGCAATTGTTCTTACTATGCACTCTATGCTATATATAGTGTTTGAGATGAGAACCATCCATGCATGGAAAACAGTTCATGATCAACATTAacttgggcccacatgctgagtgatTCGATGTCTTTTGAATAGTGTATCTAAACATCAATGaatttttcttcatctatttctttatttttttaatttttttatgagtGGTGATTATAGACTTTATTCTGCAAGTCTTATTTTTGTACTTATAGGTATCACTTCAAAGATATTATTTGATGGTTAGATATTTGATTTTATGTGTTAGTTTACTATTCGCAAGTTTGCTAACCTGACTCAACCTGATCTAACACAATCTAACCTGACCCAACTCAAATTGTGTTATGGTTGAATATTCAATGCCTTGGGTTAGGATTGGGCTAGGTAGATTGGATAAGGTCTAGGGTCAGGTCAGGCCTCAGGCTGACTCTTGAAGTTGGGTTCGGCTTGGGTAGATCctcaacccaacccgacccaacccacccaAGCTGCACCCCTAGTTAGGGTTCAAAACTAGGTGGGATAGTGTTGGCATATGAGTGGTGTCAATGTGACCCTCTGCCATGGACAGTTTCCAAGAGCCTAAATAAAAGAGGAACATTGATTTATGTTCCCTAGCTGATTGCAACTATGGTGGAGTCGAGTTCGATCTGGACACTTGAACACCCGACCAACCAATCCAGCCAATCTATGAGGTGCAACATACATTTCAGGGGatatcaagaaaaaaaattcaatcagATGATCAAATCAATTCGTAAGAGGGCCTCCTTTTTTATAGACATTCATGTCCAAGCCAcgaatgggatggttaggatgacCTGATGAAAGCAATGCTATGGAACCATAAGCAATCCGTGATGAGCCCCACCAAATAAatgaatcaaattgttgattggacctatcttTAGATAAATGATCTTGGCCGTCCATTTATTAGGCTGTTGATCATATTGTTAGAATGGTCTAGctggtgtgattttttttttttggtcatggtAGTCCATGAAACATATGTTGCATCTAATGGAAGGTCCCAAGCTGTCAATGGACTATCCACGTCCCGATTTACATCGACTCTACATTAATTGGGGTGGGGTGGGGTCGACTCCATGTGATCATTCCGCTAAGAAAGCTTTCCTAATGATAGAGTTtctgaatttcatatttaaaCTACCAACAGCAATAAGAGTAACAAGGCAGAAAGGATCTgaataagaaaaaagagagaatacGGGTACGACTACAAGGTATCTTACCGTTTGGTCACCAAGTTTTTCCACTGAAATTTCAAGGAGCTCGTCAGAATCGTATGTGTTCCCAGTCACAAAGGGGCCAAGGGAGGCAATCAGCTTTTCAGGGCTTCCAATTTCTTCAATGCTAGCATTGGGCTTGTTAGTCAGACGTATCAATGGAGAAGCTACCACCTGAACTTTGCCTTGCTTTTCATCTTCAAATTTCACCTCCACCCATGGTTCGGCACACTTGGGTTGGCAGTAGTTTCCAGATAAGATGTTAGCAACACGTGTCTGTTTCCAAGTAGGTGGGAGGATGAACTGATAGGGCTGCACATTTCCTACATGGCATAGAACCTTGAGCAAATAGGCCGAAAAGTGGATTGGTTGTACATGGGGACATGTGGCAAACatgcaaaataaaaatatccagaTCACTCATCAGCCAAGCCACACCATATATGCGACATGGCCAAAAAGGCTGACCAGACTATTCTAACCACTCAATTCAAACGTggtccaaaaaaatggatgggaaATGCAATGCAAAGATTCCAAAGCATTCATTATAGTCATGGGAGTATTGGGAAATGCAACTATGAACAGAGTTTCATTGTAATCCTTTAGAAGGAAGTGAAGATATGGCCATTAATAGGCAAAATTACTGGAATCAATGAGAACTCCtggacaatgatgatgatggaatATTGGATACTTCAATAATCAAAGGCAATAACCATGAAATTTGTATACAATAGATGGGGTAAAAAGAGTCCTAATCTAGCAATCATTCTTGACTAGTTCGGTTGAATTTCTTGAAGATAGGTATGGAGTGTACTGTGCAATTGCAATTTGCTAAAAATGACAATGGCGATCAGAAACCAGCTAAGACTCATTAATAAGCTCTCACATTTGAAGGCATGGAAGCAGAACAATCAGATGTGGATATTTGTAAGGAAAAAGAAAACCCATCAGCTGATAGTGAAATAAACCAGCTATGTATAGAAAGGTGTGATAGGCTAAAGCAATGAAAAATCAGAAGAATTAACATCATAAACAGCAAGAAGAGAATAATAGTACATAACAACGAGCACTCAATGCAACTTGAACACAAACATGTCTGtcgatgtcatgcatgcatacaGGGTGTTGGACAGTGgcttttaaaagttaaatttgcCTCACATCTGTACAAATATGAAAgtaataaatatattttaatactGTATTTTGCTTGTTTACATGTTAAAAGATTCCAACAGATAGATAATGATACtaataaacctaaaaatcaattcTTTACATGTAATAATATATCCCAAAATAAATGATAATGACAATTAAAAACAGCAAGTCTTATATAGGAGTGAtgtcaaggctatgatgatgacgatgacatgATACTGTTTGATTTGATCCCTGTAAAGGAGTATCTGACAAGTTGACACAGACATATGCTGACAGGGTGCAATTCCAAAAAGTGCTGCAGGCTAAAATTAAGTATGATTGAACATCGAACAACAACTTATGTAGCAGGAATAAATTCCTAAACAGGGAGATGAGTCAACATTAATCAGTTAAAGGGAATATCAACTAGTAGAAGTAAAGCAATGCAACCTAACATCCAGTCTGCACGTGATATTGCCATCATATCTATACCGAACAAAACTTTTACCAACCATTCCAAGAGAGGCCCTCAAAGGGAAGGAATTCAGGCATCAAATGTGCTAAGATGGGCTGGCAATGGAGAAGGGTGGGAGAAGGAGACAAGATAAGTCCCAAGAGGTTGATTCATTGATTTTGACTTATACAGTGTTCATATAGACCTCAGTGATTGTCATCCGAGTAACAGTCTAAAACATGTTCACTGCATAACAACGCCCTATGTCATCACCATCTGGGACGTTCAACATCATACGGCTTAACATGACTACCATGCGAATGAGAGCGAAGGCTATCTTACCTGAGTATACATGCAGGTACAGGTCCGAGTACAAGTATCGGTCATAGAAAGGATGTGTCTAAATCACATTTTCTCAAAAGGGTACAGAATTATTGCtttaaacttaaaaactcaaccGTAATAATGTTAAAGTATTTCCCCAACCCACCcagggtttgggcgaatggctagtGTCGTGTGTTTTCTCCCCACAGAAGCAAGTTCAATTCCCGTCCCCGTgctttacccgatgcacgtggtttgcaGGTGTTGCGTGCATATGCAGGGATTAGTCCTGCCTTAAAAGGGGGCAGGAACACCCTGCCGTcatcaattaaaataataataatttccccAACAATATCCTAACATTAGGCTTATCCCAATTGTTTCTATTCACTTCAAACTGCAAGCACCTAATAAATCTAGAGTTCAAGTCTTAGGTAAGGTACATCCTCTATCCTAGTATCTGAGTATCCAACTTGTCTttccagtaaaaaagaaaaaaagcaaaaaagaaaaaaaaggagtatCCAACTTGTACTTCAGTTGTTTGAGGATCTGAGCATGCCAGGCATGTCCAAGGATCCTTGTTATCTCACTGTACCAGTCATCAAGTCTCATCTCACTGAATTAAATGCGGGCAGGCAAGGTGGGTGAGAGGAGCAAAATCTCACTTTGAATGGGGAGTGGGGAGGATTAAGGTCATAGTTGGACATCTTTCACGCTTAGAATGACAGAGGCGCAATGAGATGATATGTTTAAGGAGATGATGCACCAATTATAGTGCATCTCAGGTCATATAAATGTTATATGGGACAACCATAAGAAATCCCATGACAAGAATAATCATGACCCTCGAGTAAATGGATTTTCATTCCAATTGGCAGGTCATGTTGAAAGTAGTACCTCTCTTACTCATTCAATGGTTAATACACTGATAAAGAAGAATATGCCACAGGCATTATGGGCTGATCAATCCTACTAGATGTCAGTCCCACTCCAAACATCAATCACAAATGTCAAAATAGGGATGTGATGCTGAACTTCCGTTATTTACTTTATCATCACTACGGTATGCATGATGATCATTGTGATGTGGATCTGAGTTACAGTTGTAACGAACGTGAAGCGAAACAGCAACATATTCTGATGGGAAAGCAGGGAGGCATCTGTTTAAAAATGTTAGCAATATAAACAGCAAGGGAGCATGAGTTGAGGTGGAAGCGGCACCTTGTTAGAAGGAACATGCAAGTAAGATTGaagtgtgtgcgcgtgtgtgtgtgtgtgtgtgtgtgtgtgtgtgagtgtttCTGTGGAGGTTCATGTTTCTACAAAAAGCTAGACCCGAAAGCTATCCAAGATTGATTCTGTTTATGGTAGACAACTATGAAGAAATTGACTCGTCTGATCTGAGTGAGGTACAGTTTGATAAAATGAAACTCAAGGGAAGCTTCTAGTGGATCCAACTCTTCCACCATGGTCTCAATCACTTGGTAAACTGGCTATAGGACATGTATATGCATATGGATTGGATATGGAGAATCGAGGGAATAGAAAGGCTACCATTTCTCCTCCCCCCGAAGGGGCTTATTATTGGGGATTATAGATTTTGTTGTAATGAGAGAATTGAACACTGTAATGGACATGGCCAGGAGGCACCTTAACGACTTTTGCTCTTTTGCTGTTTGTCAAGCCAGCAGACAAGGAACATCCATTGCATGTTGCATGTGTACTGGCAGCTACCAATGGCCCACATATATAGGGTGAAGGAGTGATCTGAGAGGAAGTAGTCTCTCAACAAGACAGGCAGAAGTTTGTCAACACTCAAGAAAACATGTTTCAAGAATGGGGTTAGGGTGCATTTTGGATTGGCATTTACTACTGCATATTGTGGTTCTGTGAAGAACAAGAAAAGGATACTAGAAGTTGCTAATAAATGGAGAGTACTATCAAGATTGCATAGGGTTGGGGCCCATGGGACCAGTTGGATGATTATATAGTCCAACCTGGGGACCACCTGCACCATATGGTCACACCGGACACAGTTAAGTAGAAATAGCATATCAGTTTCCAAGTGCCTCAATTTAGTGGaagtttccttttccttttatgaAATTTGTTTGACAAGTAAAGGCAGTTAGAAGCACATTTAGATTAGGAAAGTTTTGAAGCATAAACACATAAAGACTATATGTATGCAATGGACCAGACGATCCTAACAGCCCGCTTCATCCTCCCTTGCCCCCCTCCCTCAAGGTGGGGACTTCCACTGGAGATTTTGTTCGATCTCAACAGCCTGGTAGCATCCATAAACTTCGACACGCAAACTGACAAAGGAAGCATCTCCTTAAGCTTATAAAACAATGAAGGAACCAACACACACCCAACCGCCCACTTAATAGACTTTTTTAAGTGTAGAATGTGCACTGTTGCCCATTTAGCTTTCACTATTCACTTGTAGGCTATGCTCGCCGGCTGCACCGAATCCTCCAATCAGTGGAAATTTTGAACAATGGTCCATGCATGGTGAGAAACATGGGGTTTATAGTTGCACAATCCTTCTAACCAGGTTCCACTTCCACTTCGGATAGTGCTTCAGACTCAAACTCTGCTCAAGTGTCCTAGCTGTTTATACTCGCTACCATTTTGAAATAGACACTTCCGCACCGAAATCCATTTCCTCGTCActtcatgcttcatgcaactataggTCCACCAGTTTGACAGATGCAATCAAACAAGATAACCTCATATATGGTGGAGGTGTGAAGAATACTAGACTAAGGTGTGAGCATGCTACACATTGAAAATTAGTGACCTAAGCGACATATCCACAATACAGAACGTGAACATTCACGTCAATCCAGACCACTTAAATTGCAGGCccaactgtggatggaccatCATCCAAAAACCACACTGATCAGATGAACCCCACTGCCCAATCGATGGATGTCGCCGAGGGCAATTAAAACAAAATCCCCAGGAATCCTAATTCCATAGGCGAAATTTGACGGTAGGGATCAAGATTATCCAATCGATTCCATTCCCGGGCTATCGCACCATCCACAAATCGGCCCACAATTTCGACGGTCTTGATCACGGATAACGA is a genomic window of Magnolia sinica isolate HGM2019 chromosome 15, MsV1, whole genome shotgun sequence containing:
- the LOC131227498 gene encoding psbP domain-containing protein 6, chloroplastic; translation: MATASATPIFSALKISSSSFSKPLYIPSNPPKISGEWHQNLPYRREFLKGIALISILPIVPSIAEAREVEVGSYLPTSPSDPSFVLFKATPKDTPALRAGNVQPYQFILPPTWKQTRVANILSGNYCQPKCAEPWVEVKFEDEKQGKVQVVASPLIRLTNKPNASIEEIGSPEKLIASLGPFVTGNTYDSDELLEISVEKLGDQTYYKYVLETPLALTGSHNLAKATAKGNTVILFVASANEKQWSTSQKTLKAILDSFQV